The following nucleotide sequence is from Chloroflexota bacterium.
TTACAGGACGAACGAGGCAGCCAAAGCTCCTCAGCCTGTAGAAGCCATGGCCATCTCCCAGAAATAGTCTATCTCAGAGTCACAAGGAGGTCAAATGAATGGCCATTGACATCTATTAGGAAATCTTAATGTTAACTTCTCAAGGCGCCGCAAACTCCCCTAATATATTATTCTTGACTGATCCGGGGGTTTAATTTAGTATTGTGCAGGATGAAAACCAAGAAAATCTATCTCTTCTTGGGCGTATCCCTTGCCGCTCTCGGATTCATAATCAGCATGGTTGTAACTACCGGGCTGTTGACTGGATTTATGATTCGTCTGATATTCTCACATACGCTAAGATGGATACCAATCAGTATGTTGGTCATTTCAGGAGTATGTATCTTGACGAGTGTTGTCCTTTTAGTGATGGGGCTTACTTTTAAAACAAAAAAGTAACCTTCATTGTCTAAACCAATGAGTGCGAGTTTGGGGTGGTAGCCTGGTTTTTTGCCGACATTTTGCCGACAAACTGTTTGGCACTCAGAAGCACAGGGTGGTACAGCCAGATACGAAATGGCCATCAATATCAGACAGGAAAAGAACAAATGCTATCTGATGGGACTAGGCGGGACATCATGCTTATTACTTTTAATCAGGGTGTCACAGGTTCGAATCCTGTACGGCCTACCAACACACAATATATAGCCTAAGCGACAGGTCTAGAATCTGTATCTAGTTAGAATCGGCTCGGAATCGGGCCGATTTTTTGTTGCCCGCAAAAAGTTGTCAACCTGACTCTAGCGACAGGTGTCAACCTGATTTTCAGGGAGGTGAAAATGAACAGGGACAGTCTAGACCTGGAAAACCTTATCCAGGGCTTCAGGCTCTCGTGCCATGCCGAAGGCAAAAGCCCAAAGACCATTGAATGGTATATATCGTTTTTGGCTGTGCTCAACAGATTCCTGGAGCAGCGCCAATTACCCACAGAACTGCAGTACATCGATAAGAGCCACATTAGGCAGTTCATCAGGTATCTGCAGACAGAGGTCAGAACACCACACACCGGTAAGGCCCTCTCCCCTGCTACAGTACAGGGTTATGTCCGCACACTCAAGGCTTTTTTCTCCTGGCTTATTAGAGAAGATTATGTCAACTACAATCCCATGACCGCAATACCCGTCCCCAGAGCTCCGGTCAAGATTATCGACACCCTTACCGTCGACCATATAAAACGCCTCGTAGATCTCTGCCGTAGGACAGATGGTATCGGCTGCCGCAATTTGTCTATCCTGCTACTGCTTCTCGACTCAGGCATACGCGTCTCCGAACTGATAGCCATCGACCTCGACGATCTGAATCTAACTGAAGGCTTCATAACGATCAGGGGAGCCAAGGGAGGCAAAGAAAGGACAGTGCCCATCGGCAGCCTAGCGCAGAAAGTGCTGTGGAAATATATCTACACCTACAGACCTAAGCCCTTGACCGACAGTGAGAAAAAGTTATACCTCAATGACAAAGGACTACCACTAACTAGGAACGGCATCCAGCAGATGCTTAGACGATGCGGCAAAAAAGCTGGTGTCACCGGGGTCCGCTGCTCGCCGCATACATTCCGGCACACTTTCGCTAAAAATTATCTACTCAACGGCGGCGACATTTTCTCCCTACAGAAAATTTTGGGGCATACGAGCCTGGCATCCGTTCGGACATATATCAACCTATTCGCTATAGATATAAAGAAACAGCATCAGCGCTACTCACCCGTAGACAACCTTGCCCAGAGCCTGAGCGTTCGTTCACTAATTGCAGTTTCAAACCGCTACAAATAGGACGCAAGTATTTAGGTGCAGTGAGATGAGAAACAATATATACCCTCGGCAACCATTGCGTGGTCAGCATAATTATTATTATTAGAAAGGAGGTAGCTATGAGTGACATAAACCAAGCTGTTGGTAAGTTCAATGAGGCGGCTATGACCGATAGGAATCAGGCTATTGGTACCTTCATGGTAGTTGTAGGCATGGCCATTAGCAAGGAAATGGATGACTTAGGTGTACCACCACATCTAAAGCCAAATTGTCTGTGGGCGGTCAAAAAGTATATGCGCAAAGTCCTAAGAGACCTGACTGACTCCGAAATTCAACTGGACGTCATTACGCTGCAGAACCTAGTCAAGACTTATCCGAGCTTTGGCCCCATAATTTCATCGCAGCCGGACCTACTGCTATCGAACGACCTACGCCATCTGATCAGATCAGCAATAAGGGGCTATCTCAATTACAAGAAAGTCTAACACGCAATTTGAAAATATGCTTACTTACGGAACCGGTTGACCGTGTTAATATTGCAACTCGGTCAACAACGACTCCACGTTCAAGAGAGTGTGTACTGGCTTTCCACTTGAATCGGATTGACCCAGTCACAAAGACCCGAGTAGCCAGACTTGAATTGGTCTAAGTTTCGGTTTACAATATATGTAACAATAGAATAGCAGTCTGTGAAATCGCCGACGATAGAAACAGAAAAGGCGATGGAGTTCTCGGCACTGTGGCTACTAATGACCACAGGCTGATATGCTTCATCGCCTTTTTTATAGGTGTGGATATGGTAGTCACGACGCCGAAAGTGATCAATGAGCCTCCGTATGAGACTGCGTTCAATCATCTCTTAGATGACTACAAATTGAGTCTGGAGACAGCAAACAGAAGTTCCAAGACTATCTCGTGGTACCTCGAAATCTTGAACAGATATTTTGTTTTTCTGCGCTCACACGGCCTTCTAAAACCAGCTCAAGAATTAGGGAAGGACGAACTTAGGGCCTACATATCGCACCTGCAAACCAGCAGCAGATGGTCTGGCAGGCCACACATTAAGTCTGTGCAAGGGACATTATCGCCACATTCAGTTCAAGGCCATGTTAGAGCAATAAAAGCCTTCTTCAGTTGGCTCTTTGACGAAGGACAAATCGAGAAAAACTCGCTGGCCGGGTATCCACTTCCTAAAGTGCCGCAAAAACAAATCCCAACCCTGACCCTTGACCAAGTGAGAAAGCTACTTACCTTGATTGATAAATCAACTGCTGTCGGGGCCAGGAACTCTATTATTTTGCTGCTATTACTTGACACGGGTATGAGAATATCCGAGCTCGTCAGAATAAAGATCGATAATATTGATTTTGTCCGTGGCCTAATTAAGATAGTCGGCAAGGGCCAGAAAGAGCGCATTGTCCCCTTCTGCAGCGAAACGAGGAGGCAACTGCGGCGTTATTTTAAAACCTTCCGTCCAAGGCTAGAACAAGAACCTTCCCCATACTTATTCCTAAAATCCGATGGGGAATGTGTCTCTGTAAACTGCGTGCAGCAGTTATTGAGACGTCTTGCCGCACGCGCTGGACTACAAAGTGTGAAATGCTCACCCCACATATTCAGGCATACCTTCGCGACTATGTCTGTGGCTGACGGTGCAAATGCCTACATCCTAAAAGAAATCCTAGGACATTCCAGTTTATTGACAACACAGAAGTATATCCATTTGCAACCGAGTGACTTGCGAGCCCAGCACGCGCAATTCTCTCCGATTACCAAGCTGCTTAATGAAAATCACGCTCTCTAACCAGCTAGGCGGGTATAAAAGGTTTAAGCGGCACAGAACGATGTTTCGTGTTATGTGGGAGCATGGCATACGCAGAAAGCAGAAATATTACCAAGGATATTGAAATTGACTACCAGGTGCCATGGGTATATTATTGGTGACAAGAGCGAGAGGGATCAGGATACCTGATCGCGAGTTGAAATGGAAAATCCCAATTATTATAGGTCAGGCACATCAGGAGACTCAGCAGTAAGGCTAATCTCTGGAATGCCGAAGCAGTCAATAACACAATCACGTTGGGCTTTTGTAGCAACAAGTACAAGGAACATATGGAGTACGCTTACAGGGGTTGGGCAGAGTTCCAAGGGTTCGGGTATAAGCCTAAATCTTAAAGTCACAGAGTGTTGAAAAAATCAGGGTGGGTTCGAATGCAAGGAGAACTCCTTTATGAGGCAAAAGTGAAGCTTCTGCCCGGTGTGGATATCGGCTTTGTACCCGAGGGATGGAGAATCAACTTCGCCTTTACTGGGGATGTAAGTGGGCCAAAGATAAGCGGCAAGCTCGATGGAGTAGACTATCTGCTAATTCGTCCCGATCGCGTAGGGCTTCTGCACGTTCACGGCGTTATCACCACAGATGGGGGCGACCGAATTTCCATTGAAGTCTCAGCGTTCGCCACGGACACCCCAGAGGGGCGCCGTGCCATTAAAGGAGCCTTAACCTTCCAAACAGGCTCAAAGGAATTTGCATGGCTGAACTCAACTCGAGGGTATGAGGAGGGCTACGCCGATATGGAAAAAGGGGAACTAAACGTTAAAGTCTTCATACTCTAAATTCGCGCGTTATGGGCTAGTAGACTAGAATGACCAATGCTATCGAGAATCATAGCGCGCACGCGCAAGATACTTTGTTGCCACACGTCATAAAATTCCTGTTAGCAAGAACAGTAACTTCTAAGCGAATCTTCTTCTTGTAATACCTAAGTTTTCTGTATGCTCACTCCACCGGTCGCAGCTCTATCACCTCAATTACACTCTCTATCCAGTCGTAGAAACCAGCAATCATACGGTTATCAATCCAGCATCCACTATGATAAGCCTCTAACCACAAGATGATTGAACCTTTTGGCTGATTGTTAGAGGTACCAGCTTTGGAAGCCCGCATTATCGAATGCCATACATTGCTAGGAAATTCTATTCAGCGGCTCTTCTGACACGCGAGCCGCACTTCTCCCATACCTTTTGTAGGTCTACAATGGATAAGGCCTCTCTAAGCCGACACAAAGCTTGAGGACTATACCGCTTGTATATAGAAGACTTTGATAATCGGAACTCTTTGTAGCACGCAGGTTCTCCTTGTAGTTTCAAGTGGCGCACCAAGGCCAAAGTACGTGGAGAAGTCAAACCTAGGCTTTGAGCTAAGTCGTTTAATCTCATTGAATACCGGTCCAAAAGGTTAACTTCACGCACTAAAGTTGCTTGTTCGAAGTCTGGCTCACCTTCCCTTATTAGACGAACAGGGGCTGCCTCCGGTTGGCGAGTGAAGCGAAGGGAAATCGTGAGCGCATGCCCCTGGGTATCCAAACGAAGCATAGCAATCCCAGGAAATAATCTTTGCCAGGTATCCCCTTTTTTCACGCGCTGCATTACACGGCTGACATCTCGATCGGTCGGCTGTTTGCTGTCTCCCACCAGATTTGATTCCATGATCATTAGGTGACGTAGTTTGCCTCTTGCTTCGGCCTTACGCTTCTTTCTTGGATGAAGTAACTCTTGAATTTGTGTAAATTCAGTGTCCATAAAGGTAATCATGTCCTTCGGCGGACTTGTTGTTATAGGCAACACTCTGGTTGGCATGTGATCAGCTAGCCGTTCACTAAAAACAGAATCTAACAATCGATCGAAGAGAGTGACTGCGGCCTGTGTGTGAATATAGAGAGCCTGTTCGGATAGGTCTATCAGATTATGAGCAGAACAATCTCTTAAGCCATCCAGAATCGAGAGGGTTCTTGATTCGTCTTCATCTAACACATGCAGGTCACCTTTAGCTATCCCTATACACTTGTCAAACCGATATGCGAAGCTCCCCTTACTCTCCGATACGATTCCTCTTGCCTCGTAGATAGCAGCTTTCAAGAGCATCTCGAACGAGTGCTGTAACAGAATTAGAACTGCTTCCGTCCTGCCGACTTCGTGAGGACGATTAAATAATTCTATTGCCAGCAGCAGAGAATTAATAGCGCGACGCTTAAACCTTCTTGTTTCCCTACGAAATCTACCCATTCGACCACCCAACTTCCTATCTTGATTATACTACATACGAGCAGTCCCGGTAATATTCTAAAAAATTATTTGGTTTGGCGGACCGATAGATGTAGCATGAGTTATACCAGTTTGACAATCTGACGAGGTATTCAGTTCTCTCTAACCTCGTCGTCAATCCACTCGTGTGACATTCGCTGCTGCCGCTAATAGGCAGAGCGACTATCTCAGGGACTTCGTGGCTGTGAACCACTTTGACAAGGCCGATGGATTTGGGGGCGGCAAAAGTAGTGGTCTTGGTGATGAGAAGGCTTTCACGCAAGGCGGAAATTCGCAACAACTGCACTATGGTCGGAAGCTTCTGTCCGGCGCCCGGTTACAGTGTCGTATGTTAACCACCTTCTGGAATATGTGCCACGCCGCTCGATATAAACATCCTGCAACGCACTTTTGAGGGCATCCGAGACGAGCAGGTAATCGAGTTGTTTCTTGCCTGTCCGATAAGTGCCTCGCTGAGAAGTCTCCAATTTGAGATTGACATTATATAGCCCCTCTTTCTCTAGTAGCGGCGATAGCGAGGGACTGGTTGCATCAGAGTTAAAATCCCCGGCCACGACGACATATTCTGCCTGTAGATTATGCTCGCTAACCAGTTCGGCTACTCGCTCGACTTGCTCTCTACGGCGCCGGTTACTTTGAGGGTCGTTCTCCGGACTATACCCCATCGACTTGAAGTGGTTCACCATCAGTTGCAGTCGTCTTTCCTCGGACAGTTCAATCTGTACCTCCAGGCAGTCACGGGAGAATATCGGTACCACTTTCCCGTTGTATTCTGTTTTTTCATGTATGTGGCTACGAACCCATGAAATGGGTAAACGCGACATAACGGCTACGTCTATGCCGCGTTCGTCGTTACCATCGATAAGGAGTATAAATTCATAGCTGGATTTTCCCGCTGGCTGAAGAAACTGTTTTAGAAGCAAATCGTCGTGGAACTTTTGAAGTATAGGTCGGCTCTCCACCTC
It contains:
- a CDS encoding DUF3237 domain-containing protein translates to MQGELLYEAKVKLLPGVDIGFVPEGWRINFAFTGDVSGPKISGKLDGVDYLLIRPDRVGLLHVHGVITTDGGDRISIEVSAFATDTPEGRRAIKGALTFQTGSKEFAWLNSTRGYEEGYADMEKGELNVKVFIL
- a CDS encoding divalent-cation tolerance protein CutA, coding for MVQLLRISALRESLLITKTTTFAAPKSIGLVKVVHSHEVPEIVALPISGSSECHTSGLTTRLERTEYLVRLSNWYNSCYIYRSAKPNNFLEYYRDCSYVV
- a CDS encoding endonuclease/exonuclease/phosphatase family protein; translated protein: MSQNLRIATFNCENLFSRPRIFAEKKERSLELLGYVSLLQEELSKDVFDHKHINELKKKLSGYITINDVRGKHDKVAGAGQWLGWVEFTRHKADDVAVENTARVISDINADVICLIEVESRPILQKFHDDLLLKQFLQPAGKSSYEFILLIDGNDERGIDVAVMSRLPISWVRSHIHEKTEYNGKVVPIFSRDCLEVQIELSEERRLQLMVNHFKSMGYSPENDPQSNRRRREQVERVAELVSEHNLQAEYVVVAGDFNSDATSPSLSPLLEKEGLYNVNLKLETSQRGTYRTGKKQLDYLLVSDALKSALQDVYIERRGTYSRRWLTYDTVTGRRTEASDHSAVVANFRLA